CTCCTGAACCGCGTCACCGCCAGCGTCTTGAGCCGCGCCGAGGTCGACGACATCACGACTCGATATCGGTCACTCCGGACGCGGTTCAGCCCTACTCGATGCTCTTCAACGCCGTAATCATATCCAGCCGCCGCAACAGCCGCGCAATCGCGAGCACCGACAGCACCGTGGCCAGCAGCACACCGGCGGCGGAGAAGGCATAGGTCTGCGGGCTGATGATGAAGGGCACCCGGAACATGTCCATCGTCATGGCCGCGCTGAGCAGCGCGGCGAACCCGGTGCCGATCAGCCAGCCCAGCGGGATGGCCAAGAGGGTCAGGACGGCGACCTCGCCGATGAGGATCCAGCTCACCTCCGCGCGGCTGAAGCCGAGGACCCGGAGTGTGGCCAACTCGCGCGAGCGCTCCGAGAAGGCGATACGGGCGTTGTTGTAGACCACGGCGAAGGTGATGGAGCCGGCCATCAACAGCAGGATGCTCATCGTCACCAGCACGGTGTCGTCGATGTAGTCGCGGAATTGGCGCTCCGCATCCGCGATCAGGCCGATGCCGGCCACACGCGGCACCTCCCAAAGCCGCGCGAAGAGCCGGTCGTGCTGCGCGGGGTCGGTCATCAGCCAGGCACCGGAGAGGGCGGGGCCTTCGCCCATCAGTCGGTTCAGGGCGCGTCGCTCCATGTAGGCGCTCACGCCGATCGGCTCGTCGACGGTGCCTGCAAGCGGGACCCGCAGGGTCCGGCGATGCCCTTCCATGATCTCGACCTCAAGCGCGTCGCCGGGTGCGAGCCCAAGGTCTTCGGCCAGAAAGCGGGTCATCAGGATGCCCTCGGGCGGCAGGCGGATCGGGCGGTGGTCGGCGTCGAGCAAGCCGCGTAGACGCGGCTGCGGCTCCATGCCTTGAATGCTCGTGCGGTAGTCTCGGGTCCCGTTGATCAGGCGCACGGGCACGCTGCGATAGCCCTCCGCATAGGCCACGCCGGGCAGGGTGCGCAGCTCCGCCAGCGACCGCTCGGGTGTGGGGTCGGTGAAGCTGAGATGGACATCCATGTTCATGACCAGCCGGTATTGGATGTCGAGCAGGTGGTCGATTGCACCGAACTGATAGCTCCCGAGCAGCAGGAGTCCGCCGGACAGCCCGATCCCGATCATCGAGAACAAGGCCTTGGTGCGATGGCGCAGGAGGTTGCGCAGGATGATCCGGCTCGGCTGGTCCAGTCGCCGATCGAGCGCGGAGCGTTCGAGCCAGGAGGCATGAAAGCGCCGCGGTGCGGGCGGGCGCATCGCCTCCGCGGGCGGCATCGCGACCGCACGGCCTACGGCGCGGAACGTGCCCAACGCCGCGGCACACGCGGAGACCAACAGGGCCAGAGCAACGATCCGAGGTTCGAGGCGGAAGCTCGTCTCCGGGAAACGATAGTATTCGGCGTAGACGCCGGCCATCCCGTCGGCCGCCCAAGCGCCGAGGGCGATCCCGAGCACCGACCCCACGACCACGATGAGTCCGGTCAGCAGCCCGTAATGCGCGGCGATGTCCCGGTTGCCGTAGCCGAATGCCTTGAGGATCGCGATCTGCCCGCGTTGGGTCTGGATGATCCGCCCCATCAGCAGATTCAACAGGAAGGCCGCGACCGAGAGGAAGATGGCGGGAAGCACGATGGCCATGACGCGGAGCTGGTCGAGCTCCTCGGAGAGGAAGCGATGCGAGACCTGGTCCTCGCGGCCCATGGCACCGATCCCGCCATAGCGGGCCAGATGCAGGTCCAGCGCCTCGATGACGGTTGCCTCCTCGGCCCCAGCCTGGAGCGAGAGCAGGACACTGTTGAAGGCCCCGTCCATATCCATGGCGTGCGCCAGCGCTCGGCGGTTCATCCAGAGGACCGCAA
The sequence above is drawn from the Thiocapsa rosea genome and encodes:
- a CDS encoding ABC transporter permease, giving the protein MRALHTKLLRDLFDMKGQVAAIAVVIAAGVMVLILSVTTLDALRLSQARFYDGHHFAHVFADLKRAPEGLAARLREIPGVNQVETRVQALVRLEVTGFDEPVRGLLLSIPDGRQPGLNRLHLREGALPEPDRSDQVVLSEPFAEAQGLRAGDRLKAIINGRLQTLTVSGVALSPEFVYQVGPADILPDYKRFAVLWMNRRALAHAMDMDGAFNSVLLSLQAGAEEATVIEALDLHLARYGGIGAMGREDQVSHRFLSEELDQLRVMAIVLPAIFLSVAAFLLNLLMGRIIQTQRGQIAILKAFGYGNRDIAAHYGLLTGLIVVVGSVLGIALGAWAADGMAGVYAEYYRFPETSFRLEPRIVALALLVSACAAALGTFRAVGRAVAMPPAEAMRPPAPRRFHASWLERSALDRRLDQPSRIILRNLLRHRTKALFSMIGIGLSGGLLLLGSYQFGAIDHLLDIQYRLVMNMDVHLSFTDPTPERSLAELRTLPGVAYAEGYRSVPVRLINGTRDYRTSIQGMEPQPRLRGLLDADHRPIRLPPEGILMTRFLAEDLGLAPGDALEVEIMEGHRRTLRVPLAGTVDEPIGVSAYMERRALNRLMGEGPALSGAWLMTDPAQHDRLFARLWEVPRVAGIGLIADAERQFRDYIDDTVLVTMSILLLMAGSITFAVVYNNARIAFSERSRELATLRVLGFSRAEVSWILIGEVAVLTLLAIPLGWLIGTGFAALLSAAMTMDMFRVPFIISPQTYAFSAAGVLLATVLSVLAIARLLRRLDMITALKSIE